In Flavobacteriales bacterium, a single window of DNA contains:
- a CDS encoding fused MFS/spermidine synthase: protein MKSTSNDGYINSRNFLLLVSFIEGAIVMAIELISAKMMAPYFGTSTYVWTSILIITLLGLSLGYYLGGWISKKYTNSSILFNVVAFGSIAIGLMPIVAPWIIEKTMTIGFVQGSILSSLVFLTPPLIFCGMVSPIIITRLSMISNQIGKSAGTVYAISTIGGVLATFFTGFYVIPNHGLRLSTGIIAIIFGLIPVFYYYKSKKLMPVVSIIGVLVVLFCVNVMLNNKGVKNSKLYKEIYRSDGLLGQVFVVEYKNKKNPSIMLHINNISQTHMHKPSGRSMWKYVNRLATFTACKPSGSRVLLAGLGGGNVVKELNRLGFVIDVCDLDKRMAKVSREFFDMPEPNSIVAMDARRTIRMAAPETYDIVILDMSAGENQPTNVYTVEGFSDLRKILKPDGILFLHYPSIMNGEEGIALKSIGKTLITAGFQTNLLRTTDDYNKHIEFMYMCFNQPTNIASLDFSRRDPWTKQYNFPILPENIFLNDVNFDEGHVLVDDKPLFDKLHQKMVVRYRTQGINITAAGLIKEGLNIF from the coding sequence ATGAAATCAACTTCAAACGACGGTTATATAAATAGCAGAAATTTTTTACTTCTAGTATCATTCATTGAAGGTGCCATTGTTATGGCAATAGAGCTTATTAGTGCAAAAATGATGGCTCCATATTTTGGCACTTCTACTTATGTATGGACCTCAATTCTAATTATCACATTACTCGGACTATCACTTGGTTATTATCTAGGTGGCTGGATTTCTAAGAAATACACTAACAGCAGTATCCTTTTTAATGTTGTTGCTTTTGGCAGTATTGCTATTGGCCTTATGCCCATAGTTGCACCATGGATCATTGAGAAAACAATGACAATTGGTTTCGTACAAGGATCCATTTTATCTTCTTTAGTTTTCTTAACTCCTCCACTAATTTTCTGTGGGATGGTATCTCCGATTATCATTACGAGATTATCTATGATTTCAAATCAGATTGGGAAAAGTGCAGGAACCGTTTATGCTATTTCAACGATAGGTGGTGTCTTGGCTACTTTCTTTACTGGGTTTTATGTAATCCCTAATCATGGGTTAAGACTAAGCACAGGAATCATAGCAATTATATTTGGTCTAATTCCAGTTTTCTATTATTATAAGTCAAAAAAGCTAATGCCAGTTGTTAGCATTATAGGTGTACTCGTTGTACTGTTTTGTGTTAACGTAATGCTGAACAATAAAGGAGTAAAAAACTCAAAGCTGTATAAAGAAATATACCGATCGGATGGTCTCCTCGGTCAAGTTTTTGTTGTTGAGTATAAGAATAAAAAGAACCCCTCTATAATGCTACACATCAATAATATTTCCCAAACACACATGCACAAACCTTCGGGCAGATCTATGTGGAAGTATGTTAATAGGTTAGCAACATTTACTGCATGTAAGCCTAGCGGATCTAGAGTACTGCTAGCTGGCTTAGGTGGTGGTAACGTAGTAAAAGAATTGAATCGTCTCGGATTCGTGATTGACGTATGCGATTTAGATAAGAGAATGGCAAAAGTATCGAGAGAATTTTTTGACATGCCCGAACCCAATAGCATCGTTGCAATGGATGCTAGACGAACCATCCGAATGGCTGCTCCAGAAACATACGATATCGTTATATTAGATATGAGCGCTGGAGAAAACCAGCCAACCAATGTTTATACTGTAGAAGGATTCTCAGACTTACGAAAAATTTTAAAACCAGATGGTATACTCTTCTTGCATTACCCTTCTATTATGAATGGAGAAGAAGGAATTGCACTAAAGTCTATTGGAAAGACGCTAATTACAGCTGGATTTCAAACCAACTTACTTAGAACAACAGATGATTACAACAAGCACATTGAGTTTATGTACATGTGCTTTAACCAACCGACAAATATTGCTAGTCTTGATTTCTCAAGAAGAGATCCGTGGACTAAACAATATAATTTCCCAATACTCCCAGAAAATATATTTTTAAACGATGTTAATTTTGATGAAGGCCATGTTTTAGTAGATGACAAACCTTTATTCGACAAACTGCATCAAAAAATGGTAGTTCGATACAGAACTCAAGGAATCAACATTACTGCTGCAGGGCTTATTAAAGAAGGGTTGAATATTTTTTAA
- a CDS encoding response regulator transcription factor, translating to MEKILLVDNHPFIRLGIRSQLSDYQDYCIVGEAENGAEAKELLKELNPDIVISSIVLPDVNGIELTKYIASNHVNVKVLILSQLVNNEVVTNAIDAGATGYLSKKSDTEELINALRALELGKSYFGKNISDILIEAHLNGNKKDENSGVSKLSKREKEILKCVSKGLTSCEIGSELYISTRTVDTHRNNIIRKLNVKNTAQLISLAHNMNLLDSSNERLYAS from the coding sequence ATGGAGAAAATATTACTTGTAGACAATCACCCTTTTATTAGATTAGGAATACGTAGCCAATTATCAGATTATCAAGACTATTGTATTGTTGGAGAAGCAGAAAATGGAGCAGAAGCAAAGGAGTTACTTAAGGAATTAAATCCTGATATAGTTATCTCAAGTATAGTATTGCCTGATGTAAATGGAATTGAACTAACTAAGTATATAGCGAGCAACCATGTAAATGTGAAGGTGCTTATATTATCTCAATTGGTAAATAATGAAGTAGTAACTAATGCTATTGACGCTGGTGCCACTGGGTATTTATCTAAGAAATCAGATACAGAAGAATTAATAAATGCTTTACGGGCATTAGAATTAGGTAAGAGTTATTTCGGAAAGAATATTAGCGACATTTTAATTGAGGCGCATTTAAATGGTAATAAAAAAGATGAGAATTCGGGAGTAAGTAAATTGTCTAAACGAGAAAAGGAAATATTAAAATGTGTTTCTAAAGGTCTGACTAGTTGTGAAATCGGATCTGAACTTTATATTAGTACACGCACTGTAGATACACATAGAAATAATATCATTAGAAAGTTAAATGTGAAAAATACGGCTCAGCTAATAAGCCTGGCCCATAACATGAATCTATTAGATTCATCTAATGAACGGTTGTATGCATCATGA
- a CDS encoding response regulator, which yields MLVEDNEATNITNTRLLKGMNIANDVVATSNGKEAIAYLKDALERNQRFPELIFLGLYMPIMNGLDFFKELNSLFKNREGKPEVVLLSRSNSVTEIEIAKKLGAHHH from the coding sequence TTGCTTGTTGAAGACAACGAGGCCACAAATATTACTAATACCAGACTTCTAAAGGGTATGAATATCGCAAATGATGTTGTTGCGACAAGCAATGGTAAAGAAGCAATTGCTTATTTGAAGGATGCACTTGAAAGAAATCAAAGATTTCCTGAATTGATATTTCTTGGATTATACATGCCTATTATGAATGGCCTTGATTTTTTTAAAGAGCTTAATTCGTTATTTAAGAATAGAGAAGGTAAACCCGAAGTAGTCTTATTAAGTAGATCCAATTCTGTAACGGAAATTGAAATAGCAAAAAAACTTGGTGCGCATCATCATTAA